The sequence AGGCGTCCAGCACTTCGATCGAGACCAGGTTTCCCTCCGCGTCGTAGTCGAGGATCACGCCCGGCTTCTCCTCATCGCTTTCTGCGACCGGAGTGTCTTCCTTCAGAATGACGCTCAGCGTGTCGGTGTGCGGATCGTACGTGACTTTCATGGTGTTGCTCCCCGGCA is a genomic window of Limisphaera ngatamarikiensis containing:
- a CDS encoding DUF2283 domain-containing protein, giving the protein MKVTYDPHTDTLSVILKEDTPVAESDEEKPGVILDYDAEGNLVSIEVLDASRHVTDACKIEYEMMR